CGACGATCAACGGCCATTCCGTCGCGACGGCCGACTGGGACGCGAGCGACCAGCTGGCCGGCGGCGCCGGCTCCAGCGGCTCGGGCGCGGCGCGCAGCGTCAGCTTCCTTCTGCTGCCGTCCGAGATCGTCAGCCAGGTCGTCGTGCACAAGAGCGCGGAGGCGGACCAGCTCGAGGGCGGCGTTGCGGGCGCCGTCGACATCATCACGCGCCGTCCGCTCGACAGCAAGAAACCCTTCAGCGCGGAAGCCAGCGTGCAGGGCGTGTACTCCGACCTGGCCGGCAAGACGAATCCGCAGCTGGCGGCCTTCCTCAACTGGACGAACGCGAACCGCACGGCCGGCGTCATGCTGCAGGTGTTCGACCAGAAGCGCAATGTGCGGCGCGACAGCCAGCAGATCACGTGGGGCCGCATCGGCGCCGCGACCAACGCCGGCAAGGCGAACGGCGGCGCGCTCGCGGGCACGCCGTTCGTCTCGGAAGTGATCGAGAGCCTGTTCCAGCAGGAGCGCAAGCGCACCGGCGGCTCGCTCGGCTTTGAACTCAAGGTGACGGACGACTTCACGATCAACGCCGACATCTTCCGCTCCAAGCTCGACGCCAGCTATTCGAACAACCGCTTCGTCGTGCGGCCGACGAATTCCGTCAGCGGCGGGATCGTTCCGACCAACGTGACGGTCGCGAACGGCGCCGTGACGAGCGCGCAGTTCAACAACACCGGCGCGGCCACGGGCACGCAGCTGGAATCGCAGGTCAACCCGAGCGCCGCGTCGCGCACGGGCTATGAAAACGTCGACTTCAAATGGCGCGTCAGCGACGCCCTGCGCGTGACGGGCCGGGGCGGCAGCACGAAGGCCGAGGGCGACACCTACCTGTACTGGAATTATGCGTTCCTGCCGAATACCGCGACCGGCTATGTCTACAACGGTCCGAACGATCCGGTGACGGTGCTGCTGCCGAACGGCGTGTCGGCTGCGAACCTGACGTCGAACCCGGGCAACTCGGGCGCGGACCAAAGCTACAGCCTGCAGCACAGCGAAGACCGCGAGCACTACGGCCAGCTCGACGCCGAGTACAGCTTCGAGAACGGCTTCGTGAACAGCATCAAGGTGGGCGTGCGCGGCTCCGATCACAAGCGCTCGGGGGCGCGTCCGCTGAAGGCCGGCCTGCCCGAGAACGCGGCGCAGAACGGCCAGGTGCCCGCCGCATCGCTGCCCGTCATCGGCTGGACCGGCGCGACGTTCCCGTCCGACTTCGGTAGCAACCTGGGCGCGACCGGCGCCACCGGGCCCTATATCTCGCCCGATGCAGTCGTATCCTGGTCGCAGGCCAACCTGAACGCGAATGAAGCGTTCAACAAACCGGTATCCGGCGTCTTCACCGTGAAGGAAAAAGTGAAGGCCGGGTATGTGATGGCGCGCTTCGGCGGCGAACGGTGGCGCGGCAACGCGGGCGTGCGCCTCGTGCGCACGGAAACCAGCGTGACGACGAAC
This genomic stretch from Massilia putida harbors:
- a CDS encoding TonB-dependent receptor, which translates into the protein MATNNKTYNVHHPLNPMAIAVACAILGATVTASAQTAHDGQAIQQVEVTGIRASKQKSLEKKRNNDTMSEVVTAEDVGKMPDKNVADALQKLPGVNTLAGSGGQGGYDENDRVSMRGTSPSLSLTTINGHSVATADWDASDQLAGGAGSSGSGAARSVSFLLLPSEIVSQVVVHKSAEADQLEGGVAGAVDIITRRPLDSKKPFSAEASVQGVYSDLAGKTNPQLAAFLNWTNANRTAGVMLQVFDQKRNVRRDSQQITWGRIGAATNAGKANGGALAGTPFVSEVIESLFQQERKRTGGSLGFELKVTDDFTINADIFRSKLDASYSNNRFVVRPTNSVSGGIVPTNVTVANGAVTSAQFNNTGAATGTQLESQVNPSAASRTGYENVDFKWRVSDALRVTGRGGSTKAEGDTYLYWNYAFLPNTATGYVYNGPNDPVTVLLPNGVSAANLTSNPGNSGADQSYSLQHSEDREHYGQLDAEYSFENGFVNSIKVGVRGSDHKRSGARPLKAGLPENAAQNGQVPAASLPVIGWTGATFPSDFGSNLGATGATGPYISPDAVVSWSQANLNANEAFNKPVSGVFTVKEKVKAGYVMARFGGERWRGNAGVRLVRTETSVTTNTGLPCGVPSAVNGITYGSPAQAAACAGFVPAGGKLTTGSRFGNFYTLTTDSSYTKALPSMNLVYDATKDLVLRTAAARVMSRPDYSALGASISGFGYNPAAIPVSTASGGNAKLGPVLANNYNVGVEWYFQPRSLLSAQLFLIDFDALVGSGTSTQQLLNTAVPASLGGPQVVSTVVSSPVMTKGRSKGIELGYEQPVWGGFGIQANYTYVDAKEASGLPMLGASRNSYTAGGFYENDKFSARLVYSWRGAARTGLYGLSQNYAAASGTVAASLNYTLTESITLTFEGLNLNSPTLRYYNAADANIPFAATTALHSSGRQYYFGARFKY